In Oryza sativa Japonica Group chromosome 3, ASM3414082v1, one DNA window encodes the following:
- the LOC4334226 gene encoding uncharacterized protein: MTVFHFLNCAALTFGPHVVYYSATPLSEYDTIGTCVKAAVVYLGTALVKLVCLATLLKVPENDSFDPYQELMKIFIGFIDVAGLYFALTQLTHRNISQNHKFQAVGLGWAFADSVLHRLAPLWIGARGLEFTWEYIFQGLEANANLVMTLSLAALGSLMWLRKNKPRTLVPIIYACALLLATMPSITSYLRRSLEWQTPKVVGFELFSSLVMAFISWQLFSACQRPM, from the exons aTGACGGTGTTCCACTTCCTCAACTGCGCCGCCCTCACCTTCGGCCCCCACGTCGTCTACTACTCGGCCACCCCGCT GTCAGAGTATGACACAATTGGCACTTGTGTAAAAGCGGCTGTTGTTTATCTTGGAACAGCACTAGTAAAG CTTGTTTGCTTAGCGACATTGCTCAAAGTACCTGAGAATGATAGCTTTGATCCTTATCAG GAATTGATGAAAATCTTTATTGGGTTTATAGATGTTGCTGGTCTTTATTTTGCTTTGACACAGTTGACTCATAGAAACATCTCCCAGAATCACAAGTTTCAGGCAGTTGGTCTTG GTTGGGCTTTTGCTGACTCAGTTCTGCACCGTCTGGCGCCTCTCTGGATTGGTGCAAGAGGACTTGAATTTACGTGGGAGTACATTTTTCAAGGACTTGAAGCAAATGCCAATCTT GTTATGACGCTGTCCCTTGCTGCTTTAGGATCCTTGATGTGGCTGAGGAAAAACAAACCTAGGACTTTGGTGCCAATAATTTATGCATGTGCTTTGCTTCTGGCAACAATGCCATCTATCACCAG TTACTTGAGGAGATCATTAGAGTGGCAGACTCCAAAGGTGGTTGGCTTCGAGCTGTTCTCCTCACTGGTCATGGCTTTCATCAGCTGGCAGCTGTTCTCAGCTTGTCAGAGACCAATGTAA
- the LOC4334225 gene encoding uncharacterized protein produces MASLSMATTLPSLAGAAPAARKRSGVTYVEGMNAYSGLKALNKVTLLGVRKTADYSFAKVVAKLSPAGGKSRGGAFGAQCNAAGEIFRIAVIMNGLVLVGVAVGFVLLRVEAAVEESE; encoded by the coding sequence ATGGCGTCGCTGTCCATGGCCACAACGCTGCCGTCGCTGGCCGGCGCCgcaccggcggcgaggaagaggagCGGCGTGACGTACGTGGAGGGGATGAACGCGTACAGCGGGCTCAAGGCGCTCAACAAGGTGACCCTGCTCGGCGTGCGCAAGACCGCCGACTACTCGTTCGCCAAGGTGGTGGCCAAGCTGAGCCCCGCCGGCGGGAagagccgcggcggcgcgttCGGGGCGCAGTGCAACGCCGCCGGTGAGATATTCAGGATCGCCGTCATCATGAACGGGCTCgtgctcgtcggcgtcgccgtcggcttCGTGCTGCTCCGGGTGGAGGCGGCCGTCGAGGAGTCGGAGTAG